A single Chanos chanos chromosome 8, fChaCha1.1, whole genome shotgun sequence DNA region contains:
- the rab10 gene encoding ras-related protein Rab-10: MAKKTYDLLFKLLLIGDSGVGKTCVLFRFSDDAFNTTFISTIGIDFKIKTVELQGKKIKLQIWDTAGQERFHTITTSYYRGAMGIMLVYDISNAKSFENISKWLRNIDEHANEDVERMLLGNKCDMEDKRVVPKAKGEQIAREHGIRFFETSAKANINIEKAFLTLAEDILRKTPVKEPNSENVDISSGGGVTGWKTKCCS, from the exons ATGGCGAAGAAGACGTATGACCTGCTCTTTAAGCTTCTCCTAATAGGAGATTCTGGGGTGGGAAAAACATGTGTGCTGTTTCGCTTCTCAGACGACGCGTTCAACACCACTTTCATTTCCACCATAG gaatCGATTTTAAGATCAAAACAGTTGAATTGCAGGGAAAGAAGATAAAACTACAGATATG ggaCACGGCAGGTCAGGAACGGTTCCACACCATCACCACCTCCTACTACAGAGGCGCCATGGGCATCATGCTGGTGTATGATATCAGCAACGCCAAGAGCTTTGAGAACATCAGCAAATGGCTGAGGAACATAGATGAG CATGCCAATGAGGATGTGGAGAGAATGTTGCTAGGAAACAAGTGTGACATGGAGGACAAGCGGGTCGTACCAAAGGCAAAGGGGGAGCAG attGCCAGAGAGCATGGGATCCGATTCTTTGAGACGAGTGCAAAAGCGAACATCAACATCGAGAAGGCATTCCTCACATTAGCAGAAGACATCCtcagaaag ACACCTGTAAAAGAGCCCAACAGTGAAAATGTTGACATCAGCTCTGGAGGCGGAGTCACGGGATGGAAGACCAAGTGCTGCAGTTGA